Genomic segment of Apium graveolens cultivar Ventura chromosome 7, ASM990537v1, whole genome shotgun sequence:
CCATTTATTTTATTATGCTACATATATGTGTTTACAGAAACAATCTAGCTAAAACATACACAAATAAATAGATGTCTATCGTTGTAATGTACTATATTGCACTAAATTTAAGGTTGGGGTTCGGTAGTATCTAGAAAAGATATGTGAACTTTGGCTATCATTTTACATGTACAACTCGACTAGAAAAAAGTAGTACAATAattttaattgtaaatgaaagacaataaataaaatcacttgagtatttaaattttttaaaacaaaatgCATACCTTTAAATCTtctaaaatatagaactttattTAGTGCACCCAAATTAAATTTTTATAGCAACTCATTGCTTCTTTAATGCTGCACAGAATAATTTATATGCTAAATTCAAACTCATTATAATAGTTAAAAAATATTTAACAAGGAAAGAGTTCACCTGCCTGCCAACTTTTCTGGAGATGCTTGGTGTATTAATCATCGGTTGAAAAAATCCAGGGTTCATTTTCTAGAATGTATTTCATCTTTGTGAGGAGATGCATTGTGAGATAGTGCGGCTAGAGTGTtactgtaacagcccgcacttccggactattaaattctaaatcgaaaactaaaaataaaatatattattactcgataattctaatagatcacgaaattcaaagcagcggtcaaactcaataatcaaaatcataaaaatagagacgcagctccacaaatccgataataattgtctaacagataattaaatttattctctaaaaacaaaatctttattctaattcaaatagcacaaacgaagcagcacagatctccacatagttctcattccttaatcttaatatgctccaaattccgaacctgaaatgttaaaaggggtgagctacacagctcagcaagtacaaattgactaacttttaaacagaaaaacaatgggtgttttgataaaacgatttttcttaaaacaataataattttgtaaaacattttctaaaataaatccaacccaaagttttatattttataagtcagaatttaaaacagaacagagcagagtttataacagtacagattttataacagatctgaacagaataaaacagaacgaaacgataattcttataaataccacagtcttgatctacggccacactttgccagtagccggcatctaattcttattcttattctttataccacactttgccagtggtcggcatctaaagttcaataattacgcgcccttaataggtatctaaagttgcacacttgtgcgcctactaagggtatctaaggctagttccggaactatagcgtaaattacgaacggttcgaaaacgtagagactgggttctaaaattcacaaatacttatatcttataatttcaaaatcaaaattcttatatcttatacgaaattaaaaacagaactgaaatatctttttcgaaaattaaaagtaagtcaaaagtacttacctcaaagcctgaccagatctgaatttactctttttgaccctctaaacgatattttcttgaaaaacacgaaacacgaaagctgaagataacgaaaagacctttctgaaaagtccagaatcactgaattctgacttacgatgaattttctacgaattttacaagacagctgatttttgctgagaaagtcctacgaattttaatgataaaaacaaggaatacgaatatggtgtatttataacgatacaaaaccctatatctcaactaggaaataataatatttcctcctaaagatttacaacctctccaagtaaattccataaataaaatatttgatacacacaattacctaaactaaaaaaatttcgattttctaaattattcttacacttatttccacaaataacaaatcttttcacaaatcaactaccttgcacaaaatgttttcagaatattctaattttaaaatatttatctagacaaattaatatctaatttctaataaataaattaaaaataaaattacgaattttacattcttccctccttaaaagaatttggtccccaaattcacataacataaataaattaaataagtcACTAAAGAAAAGAAATCATACCTTAATTGCGATAGTTGTCATTTCCTGTCAGCTGAAACACACGTCCTTTGCCCATCTTGTTATCTGCTTCCTTCCTTGGTGGCGGTGGCGGATTGTGCGGACAATTCGAAATCTTATGTCCTACTTCTCCGCAATGAAAACAAGCACCTGTATTCCAACGACAGACTTTGTCCGGATGATTCTTGCCGCACCTGGTACACGTCTCTCGATCACCTTGACCCCCGATGTTATCGTACACGTGTGGCTTCTTGAGTGGTCCCCCTTGAAAAGATTGCCCACTAGTTTGAGTGAACCGCCTCTTATTCCAACTGCCAGACGCCTTTTCAGATTCTGCCAAGCCCCTTTCGATCACTAACGCCTTGTTGAGGACAGCCTCGTACGTCTGAAGTTCAAACGACGCCACTGAATTCCTGATGTCACTTCGAAGTCCCTCCTCTAATCTTCGTGCTCGACTGCTCTCATCTGCTACTAGGGTCGACGCGTACTTCGCAAGCTTTGCAAATTCTGCTTCGTATTCAATGACGGTTCTTCCACCTTGTTGAAGTCGAATGAAGTCCCTCTCTTTCTGCAGACGAACTGTTCTCGGAAAGTACTTGTCCTCTAAAGCCTTCTTGAACTTTGCCCAAGTGTACGGTTCATGATTTTCTTCAAGATTTGTCGTCTCATT
This window contains:
- the LOC141673350 gene encoding uncharacterized protein LOC141673350 encodes the protein MDGENQNNNENQGNNDEGGNVFDQLAETLAVLVNQQPKPNIVSQFKRLNPPTFDGATDPAIVEMWIQEMEKAFGLLGSNEEQKVTLAVYQLQGSAYDWWLMEKRKNETTNLEENHEPYTWAKFKKALEDKYFPRTVRLQKERDFIRLQQGGRTVIEYEAEFAKLAKYASTLVADESSRARRLEEGLRSDIRNSVASFELQTYEAVLNKALVIERGLAESEKASGSWNKRRFTQTSGQSFQGGPLKKPHVYDNIGGQGDRETCTRCGKNHPDKVCRWNTGACFHCGEVGHKISNCPHNPPPPPRKEADNKMGKGRVFQLTGNDNYRN